In Methanobrevibacter wolinii SH, the sequence TAATTTATTCCCATCTTAAAGTTTTTTTAACAATATTATCAGTTAAATTATAATCATAAGATTTTAAATCAATAGGTTTTGTATATATCCTTTTAATATGATCTGCTTTTACAGAACCACTAGTAATTTTTCCATTATCAGTTTTAATAATATGAACTTTTAAAATAAAATCTTCTATTTTAATAATATCATTAGTAGATACTTCAAAATCCCTATCTGTATCAATTTTATAAGATTGAGTTTCACCTTTTAAATCAATAGATAATCCAAATCTTGATGGAATCTCTAAAGATGAAGCCCAAATAGTTTTAATATCTTTAACAATAGCAGATTTTACTCTTCTTTCACTAGTTTCAATAGATTTAACTCTAACTTGTCCATTATCAGTAAGTAAAACATTACCAACATTAATTGTCTCATAAGGATATAAATCAATTACTGATTTAATAGATTGTTCATTTTCACTTATAATAATTCTACATGGAATAGGATTTGATTGAGTTATTCTATCTTTAAATACATGTTCACATTCATTACATTTTAATAAATAATCATTTATTAATTTCTTTTTAGACGAAGTTTCCTTTGATTTTAATACCGTAAGATCATCTGATCCACAAATTGGACATTCCATTTTTAATTCCTCTAAATAATATATTTTAATTAAATAATCTACTTAATCATTAAATTAGTTTAAAAAAAGTAGATTAAACCCATAATTGTAATAATTAATAATTTTAAAAAAAATTATAATAAAAAATAAATCTATAATTTAAATTTACTTAATAAAAAAATAAATTTATATTTTATTCCTTTTGATTTTATCATATAAAAAATAAACTTAAAATAAATTTATATTTTATTCCTTTTGATTTTATCATATAAAAAATAAACTTATCTTATTAAATTCTAAAAAATAAATTTATAAAATATTTATTTTATATGAAAAAATTTATTGTTTTTTAGTTTTTAAATAATGATTTACTAAACCACCATCTTCTAAGATATCTAACATGAAATCTTTAAATGGTTCAAACTGAACTGTTTCACCAGTAGTTTTATTGCATAAAATACCTTCACTTAAATCAACAGACAAAATATCTTCATCAGATGCTTTTATATCTGCAGTAATAACAGGAAGCCCAATATTTACTGCATTCCTATAAAAAATTCTTGCAAAGGATTTTGCAATAATTGCATCTACACCTGCAGTTTTAATAGCAACAGGAGCTTGTTCCCTAGAAGAGCCACAACCAAAGTTTTCATCAGCAACAATAATATCTCCTTTTTTAACATTAGCAGTAAAATCAGGTCTTTCTCCTTCTAATACATGATCTGCTAAATCTTGAGGATTAAATGTTCTAAGATATCTACCTGGAATAATTAAATCAGTATCAATGTTTTCTCCAAACTTCCAAACTCTTCCTTGAATTTTTTCCATTTTTATCACAAAAATTTTTATTATAATATTATATTATAATTTTCTCTTTTTAAATCTTTGTTTAAAAATACTAATTTTAATAAAATAATTAAAATATTAAAATAAATGTACTATTAAAAAATTTTAAAATATTTTAATTTATTAATAAAAAATATAATTTTTAAAATTGAATTAACAATCTAATTTCTTATAAAAAAAATTTAGAACTTAATTAAAAAGATAAAAAAACTAATAAATAATTTTAAAAAGCATATAAAAAAAATAATCTAAAGAAAAATCCAAACAAACTATTAAAATAAAATTTAAATAAAAATTTAAGTTCAGATTATTAAATTAAAAATTAATATTTAAATAAAAGCCATTAAAACCTATTTTTTATAAAATCTAAAAATTATTAATACTTGAAAATTAAAAAAAATATTCTAAAAATTAGAAGAATTTTAACAAAGCTTAAAAAATAAAATATTATGTATTTAATTAAAAATAGATAATTAAAATTAAATCAAATATTTTAGAGGTTTGTAATTCATAATTTAATAATTATATTTAATATAATAATTTATTATTAGAACTTATAAATACAATAATTTTATATAGATATGGGAAATTAAAGGTTTTATAAGTTATAAAAAAATTTAATCTCTAAATTAAATTAAAACATTAAAAAACAATTAAAACTATAAATTAAATGTAAATTAAATCTTATCTTTTTAATTAAACACATAATATTAATTCTTAAATTTTTAAGAATATTAACTATTTTTAAACTTTTTAATAATTTTAACAGTTTTATAGAGAACATACTTAAATTTAAAATAATTAAATTTAAGCTAAATTTTGTACACAATTATAAAAATGTACAAAACTATATTTTAAAATTATACTTCTTAATATATAAATATTTTTAAAAAATATTAAAAATCTAAAAAATAAGGTATTTTATTTAGAAATTTAAATAATTGTATTAATTAAATTTTAAATTCTAACCATAATTTAAATAAAATTTCATCTTAAAATCAATAATTAAACAATAAAAACCTAAAAAAAATAAAAAAATAAAAATTAAAGTTCATTAATATCTTCAGAATGAACTGGTGAATACCATTTTTCAGCAACAAAAGTAGGTAAAACAGCACTTAAAACTAAAACCCCAGTTAGAATAGAATAAACTGTTTGAGAAATCACACCACTATTTAAACCAAATACTGCAGCTACAAGACCAAAAGTTAAACCAGTACTCATCATAAGTGTAACATATTCACAAGAATCTTTAAGATAATACCTACTAATACCATAAACTCCAATGAATTTTGCAATTTGACGTACTACAAATATTCCAACAAATATAAATATTGCTGATAAAATAAGAGGTATAGAAACTTTCATCCCACCTACAATAAAGAATATTGGTGTAATAACTGCAAATGCAACTGTTTTAATACGAGATTTAACCTCACCTTTATCTTCAACTTTAAAGTAATCAGATAATACAACACCTAAAATAAATGCTGGAAGTATTGCTTGGCCACCACCTAAACTTCCAAGGAAAATAAAACCAAGTAATAAAAGAAATATATATTTAATTTCAACCTCTGCAAGTTTGTTTCTAAGAAGTTTTG encodes:
- a CDS encoding HVO_0476 family zinc finger protein, giving the protein MECPICGSDDLTVLKSKETSSKKKLINDYLLKCNECEHVFKDRITQSNPIPCRIIISENEQSIKSVIDLYPYETINVGNVLLTDNGQVRVKSIETSERRVKSAIVKDIKTIWASSLEIPSRFGLSIDLKGETQSYKIDTDRDFEVSTNDIIKIEDFILKVHIIKTDNGKITSGSVKADHIKRIYTKPIDLKSYDYNLTDNIVKKTLRWE
- the hacB gene encoding homoaconitase small subunit, producing the protein MEKIQGRVWKFGENIDTDLIIPGRYLRTFNPQDLADHVLEGERPDFTANVKKGDIIVADENFGCGSSREQAPVAIKTAGVDAIIAKSFARIFYRNAVNIGLPVITADIKASDEDILSVDLSEGILCNKTTGETVQFEPFKDFMLDILEDGGLVNHYLKTKKQ